The proteins below are encoded in one region of Ferruginibacter lapsinanis:
- a CDS encoding class I SAM-dependent methyltransferase, translating into MINFLKKIFKKHDFKSIEYWRDRASKFGNKSVVNMSYSESEAEKITQLQKDSIFPIVSKYLAGTTEQIMLLDFGCGPGRFTKDLSVLVKGKAVGIDPVPSFIQAAKESDHHSGNEYVVVDDYTIPFPDKTFNVLWVCLVLGGISEKNLVTVVSELKRVSKDNAILVLTENTTNQKNNEHWFYRSADYYKQLFADFSLTVENSYNELTENITILAGVKK; encoded by the coding sequence ATGATCAACTTTTTAAAAAAAATATTTAAAAAGCACGATTTTAAAAGTATCGAATACTGGAGAGACAGAGCTTCAAAATTCGGGAATAAATCTGTTGTAAATATGTCATATAGTGAATCGGAGGCAGAAAAGATCACTCAGTTACAAAAGGATAGCATTTTTCCTATTGTAAGTAAATATTTAGCAGGTACGACTGAACAGATCATGTTGCTGGATTTTGGTTGCGGGCCTGGTCGGTTTACAAAAGATTTATCTGTGTTGGTAAAAGGAAAAGCAGTAGGTATTGATCCGGTTCCAAGCTTTATACAAGCTGCTAAGGAGAGTGATCATCATTCCGGTAACGAATATGTTGTGGTAGATGATTATACAATACCTTTCCCTGATAAGACTTTCAATGTTTTATGGGTATGTTTAGTATTGGGTGGAATTTCTGAAAAAAATTTAGTTACAGTAGTGAGTGAATTAAAAAGAGTTTCTAAAGATAATGCGATATTGGTATTAACTGAAAATACTACTAATCAAAAGAATAATGAGCATTGGTTTTACAGAAGTGCAGATTATTACAAACAACTCTTTGCTGATTTTTCCCTAACAGTAGAGAACAGTTATAACGAATTAACTGAAAATATCACCATTTTAGCAGGAGTAAAGAAGTAA
- a CDS encoding MBOAT family O-acyltransferase: protein MLFNSIEFIIFVILTFGIYYQRFLKGSQVGVLVVASLFFYAWENPWYLLLLFASAGINILCSYKVVHTDNVAIRKRWAVGGVIVNLVILSFFKYSRLLSVTFFQQESEIGRFLLQVPLAIGISFFTFEGISLVVDVFRQKEKQGFTAIVPKSLLQHSGNVFLFIVFFPHLIAGPILKAHDFIPQISRKYFKDIDWNFCFRHLVLGYFLKMVVADNLKDQTFWISFPYFEGHSSFTLFILLIGYSAQIFADFAGYSLIALGLAGLFGYRLEENFNFPYISRSFSEFWRRWHISLSTFLKEYLYIPLGGNRRGNFRTYLNLMITMFLGGLWHGAAWSYAIWGSFHGIALAFERFFQQYIKLPKWKVISFLQMIVVFAFVTMAWLLFKLPEFSHVIKYCNAFFVNTDKYNDYKIITYTLLYTIPVFVFHGVYLLKNTGVYHWGFKKIEFVWYSILLFLILVNSGSSGTFIYFQF, encoded by the coding sequence ATGCTTTTCAATAGTATAGAATTTATCATATTTGTAATATTAACGTTTGGTATTTATTATCAACGTTTTTTAAAAGGCAGCCAGGTTGGTGTATTAGTTGTGGCAAGCCTTTTTTTTTACGCATGGGAAAATCCCTGGTATCTACTTTTATTATTTGCTTCGGCGGGTATTAATATACTTTGCAGTTATAAAGTGGTGCATACCGACAATGTTGCTATAAGAAAAAGATGGGCTGTTGGTGGAGTGATAGTGAATTTGGTTATTTTATCTTTTTTTAAATACAGCAGGCTGCTGTCGGTTACTTTTTTTCAGCAGGAAAGTGAAATAGGCCGATTCTTATTACAAGTGCCTCTGGCAATCGGTATTTCATTTTTTACATTCGAAGGAATCAGCCTGGTTGTTGATGTGTTCAGACAAAAAGAAAAACAGGGATTTACAGCAATTGTACCTAAATCACTGTTGCAGCATTCGGGCAATGTATTCCTGTTTATTGTATTTTTCCCTCATTTAATTGCAGGGCCAATATTAAAGGCGCATGATTTTATTCCGCAAATAAGTAGAAAATATTTTAAAGACATTGACTGGAACTTTTGTTTCAGGCACCTGGTATTGGGGTATTTTTTGAAAATGGTTGTTGCAGATAACCTCAAAGACCAAACGTTTTGGATATCATTTCCATATTTTGAAGGACATTCTTCATTTACACTCTTCATATTACTTATTGGCTATTCTGCCCAGATATTTGCTGATTTTGCAGGGTATTCGCTGATCGCTCTGGGCTTGGCAGGTTTATTTGGTTACAGGCTGGAAGAAAATTTCAATTTCCCCTATATTTCAAGATCGTTCTCTGAATTTTGGAGAAGGTGGCATATCTCATTGTCAACTTTCCTGAAGGAATATTTATATATTCCATTGGGAGGGAACAGGAGAGGTAATTTCCGTACCTATTTAAATTTAATGATAACGATGTTTCTCGGAGGCTTGTGGCATGGGGCGGCATGGAGTTATGCTATCTGGGGTAGTTTTCATGGGATCGCACTGGCTTTTGAAAGGTTTTTTCAGCAATATATAAAACTGCCAAAATGGAAAGTGATATCATTTTTGCAAATGATTGTTGTTTTTGCATTTGTTACAATGGCGTGGCTATTATTTAAGCTGCCGGAATTTTCTCATGTTATCAAGTATTGTAATGCATTTTTTGTAAATACGGATAAATACAACGATTATAAAATTATTACTTACACACTATTATACACTATTCCGGTATTTGTTTTTCATGGAGTTTATCTTTTAAAAAATACTGGTGTGTATCATTGGGGCTTTAAAAAAATTGAGTTTGTATGGTATTCAATTTTATTGTTTTTGATATTGGTTAACAGTGGTAGTTCAGGTACATTTATTTATTTTCAGTTTTAA
- the rffA gene encoding dTDP-4-amino-4,6-dideoxygalactose transaminase yields the protein MHSNIPFNIPYISGTEINKVTELFNYAKFCGDGKFTKLCNEIITEQTQCKKTLLTTSCTHALEMAAILCGIAPGDEVIMPSFTFVSTANAFVLRGARIKFVDIRPDTMNINELLIENAITAKTKAIVVVHYGGVACEMDTILTIAQKHGLFVIEDAAQCVQAFYKGKHLGTIGEFGTLSFHDTKNIHCGEGGALLINDERFTERAEIIREKGTDRSKYIAGLVDKYSWVDLGSSYLPNELSAAFLSEQLINAQKVTAKRIEIWDQYFKRLSVLKDSGKIMLPFIPTDCKHNAHLFFIKCADIEERAALMAYLKNKNITTTFHYIPLHSSKAGAAFGDFVGDDEFTTKESNRLLRLPMYYSLNANEVDYVCDSILSFYN from the coding sequence ATGCATTCAAATATACCTTTTAATATACCTTATATTTCAGGCACTGAAATAAACAAGGTCACTGAATTATTTAACTACGCCAAATTTTGTGGTGATGGGAAGTTTACTAAATTATGTAATGAGATCATAACTGAGCAAACGCAATGTAAAAAAACTTTACTTACAACTTCCTGCACACATGCACTGGAAATGGCTGCAATATTGTGTGGCATTGCTCCGGGGGATGAAGTGATCATGCCTTCTTTTACATTTGTTTCTACGGCCAATGCATTTGTATTACGTGGCGCCAGGATAAAGTTTGTAGATATCAGGCCTGACACAATGAACATTAATGAGCTGTTAATTGAAAATGCGATCACCGCAAAAACAAAAGCAATTGTTGTTGTTCATTACGGTGGCGTAGCATGCGAAATGGATACAATATTGACCATCGCTCAAAAGCATGGTCTTTTTGTTATTGAAGATGCAGCTCAGTGTGTACAAGCATTTTATAAAGGAAAGCATTTAGGAACAATAGGTGAGTTTGGTACATTAAGTTTTCATGATACAAAAAATATTCATTGCGGCGAAGGTGGAGCCTTATTGATCAATGACGAACGATTTACAGAACGGGCAGAGATAATAAGAGAAAAAGGTACAGACAGATCCAAATATATTGCAGGGTTAGTTGACAAATACAGTTGGGTTGACCTAGGATCCAGTTATCTTCCTAATGAATTGTCTGCCGCTTTTTTATCGGAGCAATTAATTAATGCACAAAAGGTTACAGCCAAAAGAATTGAAATATGGGATCAGTATTTTAAGCGACTTAGTGTCCTTAAAGATTCCGGAAAAATAATGCTTCCATTTATTCCGACTGATTGTAAACATAATGCTCATTTGTTCTTTATAAAATGTGCAGATATTGAAGAGAGAGCTGCGTTGATGGCTTACCTTAAAAATAAAAATATAACTACAACTTTTCATTATATACCCTTACATAGTTCCAAGGCTGGTGCAGCATTTGGTGATTTTGTTGGAGATGATGAATTTACGACAAAAGAAAGTAACCGGCTTTTAAGATTGCCTATGTATTATTCTTTAAATGCTAATGAAGTAGACTATGTCTGCGATTCAATCCTTTCATTTTATAATTAA
- a CDS encoding GT-D fold domain-containing protein, which yields MDLIKRTIKKILGIKDLLPEEPNISFDGKTESGYWKEIVSSDKANLFIKNAVVSDIPCMISRIGASELKVINNYIVKNISGYTKWNDHVIEELHTHSGVFPPTEQMADEFSAIFIDALRDIDLLGVWNNVGENMVVKLLAPETTLCKLSDLEPFFVDDPWSQYLQGKKVLVIHPFEESIKRQYANREKLFTSQKFLPDFELTIIKAVQSISGNDERFSNWTEALRYMEAEIAKKEFDIAIIGAGAYGLPLASFIKKSGKTAIHLGGASQLLFGLKGKRWIEIEKYKPLFNEHWIFPVQNEKPESGNKIDNIGPYWA from the coding sequence ATGGATTTGATAAAGAGAACAATTAAAAAAATTTTGGGTATTAAAGATTTATTACCTGAAGAACCGAATATATCTTTTGATGGTAAAACTGAGTCGGGGTATTGGAAGGAAATAGTTTCTTCTGATAAAGCCAATCTATTTATAAAAAATGCTGTTGTAAGTGATATCCCTTGCATGATTTCTAGAATTGGTGCTTCAGAGTTGAAAGTGATCAATAATTACATTGTAAAAAATATAAGCGGTTATACAAAGTGGAACGATCATGTTATTGAAGAGCTGCATACACATTCGGGTGTATTTCCTCCAACAGAACAAATGGCTGACGAGTTTAGCGCTATTTTTATTGATGCATTAAGAGATATTGATCTGCTTGGAGTTTGGAATAATGTCGGGGAAAATATGGTAGTAAAATTATTAGCTCCCGAAACAACTTTATGTAAATTAAGCGATTTAGAGCCTTTTTTTGTTGATGACCCCTGGTCTCAATATTTGCAAGGGAAAAAAGTTTTAGTAATACATCCCTTTGAGGAATCCATAAAAAGGCAATATGCTAACAGAGAAAAGTTATTTACTAGTCAAAAATTTTTACCTGACTTTGAACTGACGATCATTAAAGCTGTGCAATCGATAAGCGGTAATGATGAACGGTTTAGTAACTGGACAGAAGCACTTCGTTATATGGAAGCAGAAATAGCAAAAAAAGAGTTTGATATTGCCATTATAGGGGCGGGGGCTTATGGACTACCACTTGCCTCTTTCATAAAAAAATCAGGCAAAACCGCTATTCATTTAGGAGGTGCATCGCAATTGTTATTCGGGCTTAAAGGAAAGCGTTGGATAGAGATCGAAAAATACAAGCCTTTATTTAACGAACATTGGATCTTCCCGGTTCAGAATGAGAAACCGGAAAGTGGAAATAAGATTGATAATATAGGACCATACTGGGCCTGA
- a CDS encoding DapH/DapD/GlmU-related protein, whose translation MKTPAPILLFVYNRPLHTAAVLNALRNCDGIKDSVLYIFADGPKMGANEKEVKKIDEVKALCKHIDWCKEVVLYEQKFNKGLANSIIAGVTEIVNRHGKVIVLEDDIQPEKGFLTYMNQALGLYESDDKVMQVSAYIYPLKSAPSTSSFFLKILSCWGWGTWARAWKNYSHDIDAHLSFLNDTDKRDEFSLNGQADYYEQLLLNKSKNIYSWAVRWYASWFEKDGLSLFPATSLVKNIGFDGSGVHYTESNNVFISPTTEYIDLQKIDLIEEDRQIRNSVIDFYANRPDRKPHERLPQPGLYQRLKNGIKRLIPFYSTYTYYKKRAKEILNFPFDLYRPSNNSSTISTLAKMYPPYKISHSTIDDYTYVSINSIINNTTVGKFCSIGPNLVCGWGIHPIDGISTSPYFYSTHKQNGDTLSDYNKAVEQRPIFIGNDVFIGVNVTILDGVTIGDGAVIGAGAVVATDIPPYAVAVGVPAKVVKYRFEERKIKELLEIKWWDFFAEKLKDVEKDFFDIEKFIEQHKNA comes from the coding sequence ATGAAGACCCCAGCCCCGATTTTATTATTTGTTTACAACAGGCCGCTTCATACTGCGGCGGTGTTAAACGCTTTACGCAATTGCGATGGGATAAAGGATTCTGTGTTATACATATTTGCAGATGGCCCTAAAATGGGAGCGAATGAGAAAGAGGTAAAGAAGATCGATGAAGTAAAAGCGCTTTGTAAACATATAGATTGGTGCAAAGAAGTTGTTCTTTATGAACAGAAATTTAATAAAGGATTAGCCAATTCAATAATAGCTGGCGTAACAGAAATAGTGAATCGTCATGGAAAAGTAATTGTACTGGAAGATGATATACAGCCTGAAAAAGGTTTTTTAACATACATGAATCAGGCGCTGGGCCTTTACGAAAGTGATGATAAGGTAATGCAGGTAAGCGCTTATATTTATCCGCTAAAAAGTGCACCTTCAACATCCTCTTTCTTTTTAAAAATTTTATCATGCTGGGGATGGGGAACATGGGCAAGAGCATGGAAAAATTATTCACATGATATTGATGCTCATCTGAGTTTTTTAAATGATACTGACAAACGAGATGAATTTAGCTTAAATGGACAGGCCGATTACTATGAGCAATTATTATTGAATAAATCAAAAAACATTTATTCATGGGCTGTAAGATGGTATGCATCATGGTTTGAAAAAGATGGGCTTTCACTTTTCCCTGCTACATCTTTGGTAAAGAATATTGGCTTTGATGGTTCCGGAGTACATTATACAGAAAGTAATAACGTTTTTATTTCTCCTACGACAGAATATATCGATCTGCAAAAAATAGATCTTATTGAAGAAGATAGGCAGATTAGGAACAGTGTAATTGATTTCTATGCCAATCGACCAGATAGGAAACCGCATGAAAGGTTGCCCCAGCCTGGTCTTTATCAGCGACTGAAAAATGGAATCAAACGACTGATCCCATTTTATTCTACCTACACTTACTACAAAAAAAGGGCGAAGGAAATATTGAATTTCCCATTTGATCTGTACAGGCCTTCTAATAATTCATCTACGATAAGTACATTAGCGAAGATGTATCCTCCATATAAGATCAGTCATTCAACTATAGATGATTATACCTACGTATCTATTAATTCAATTATTAATAATACCACAGTTGGAAAATTTTGTTCTATTGGCCCTAATTTAGTTTGTGGCTGGGGTATTCATCCTATCGACGGAATCTCAACCTCTCCTTATTTTTATTCTACCCATAAACAAAATGGAGATACTTTATCTGATTACAATAAAGCAGTTGAGCAAAGGCCAATTTTTATTGGTAATGATGTGTTTATAGGAGTGAATGTAACAATACTTGATGGTGTTACAATCGGAGATGGTGCAGTAATAGGTGCAGGAGCTGTGGTGGCAACGGATATTCCTCCTTACGCTGTGGCAGTAGGGGTTCCGGCAAAAGTGGTTAAGTACCGATTTGAGGAAAGAAAAATAAAAGAATTACTTGAAATTAAATGGTGGGATTTTTTTGCAGAAAAATTGAAGGACGTAGAAAAAGATTTTTTTGATATAGAAAAATTCATAGAACAACATAAAAATGCCTGA
- a CDS encoding ABC transporter permease: MSSITHNAADKHEHWDLVITPKNSLFNLNLKEVWSYRDLMWLFVKRDFVAQYKQTILGPLWHFIQPLFTTLMFFIVFGTIAKIKTDTGMHPILFYMSGVTIWNYFSACLSNTSNTFVANAGIFGKVYFPRLVIPLSVVISNIVKFGIQFLLLLLVMVFFSFKGFPIKFGWAWLLIPVLITMMSGLGLGLGIIISSLTTKYRDFSVFIGFAVQLLMYITPVVLPMSYYNQSKYKFLVTFNPLSSIVEAFRYALFQTGTLNTGGLLYSLAFIVVVIFIGLIVFAKVERSFMDTV; encoded by the coding sequence ATGAGTTCAATCACACATAACGCAGCCGATAAGCATGAACATTGGGATTTAGTAATTACTCCCAAGAATTCCTTATTTAACCTCAATCTGAAAGAAGTATGGAGTTATCGGGATTTAATGTGGCTATTTGTAAAAAGAGATTTTGTAGCACAGTATAAACAAACTATTCTGGGGCCATTATGGCATTTTATACAGCCATTGTTTACAACCCTTATGTTTTTTATAGTTTTTGGAACTATCGCAAAAATAAAAACAGATACGGGGATGCACCCGATTCTATTTTATATGAGTGGTGTTACAATCTGGAATTATTTTTCTGCTTGCTTGTCTAATACCTCAAATACATTTGTAGCAAATGCTGGTATTTTTGGTAAAGTTTATTTCCCACGTTTAGTGATTCCTTTATCAGTAGTTATTTCAAATATTGTAAAGTTTGGGATACAGTTTTTATTACTGTTATTGGTAATGGTATTTTTTTCATTCAAAGGATTCCCGATAAAATTTGGATGGGCATGGTTATTAATACCAGTATTAATAACCATGATGTCTGGATTGGGATTGGGGTTGGGAATTATTATTTCTTCGCTTACAACCAAGTACAGAGATTTTTCTGTTTTTATAGGGTTTGCTGTTCAGTTATTGATGTACATCACTCCGGTGGTATTACCAATGTCTTATTACAATCAAAGTAAATATAAGTTTTTGGTTACCTTTAATCCATTGTCGTCTATTGTAGAAGCATTCAGGTATGCGTTGTTTCAAACAGGCACGCTAAATACAGGAGGACTTTTATATAGCTTGGCATTCATCGTTGTGGTTATTTTCATAGGATTGATTGTTTTTGCCAAAGTAGAAAGATCATTTATGGATACGGTTTAA
- a CDS encoding glycosyltransferase family 61 protein, giving the protein MPVNFKNEDISIFKKAIDYKIAGNSIEKNAYFVLYNFNLFKTYNKIDFFTKNKMQVSTGKIKLLEIVRLKIIFNEYIFFNHWSLNYFHWFTEVLPKIYHVSTAAKKVISVYIPNWLYKVDFICKSLSLLPNIKICICNKTALFLNAKICDLQVSSGNYNDIFIKQLFDSITPKIKKLSDTKYKGIFIYRKPEEKRSVTNYEAFSAVLNKYDILSVDFSRYSWEEQISYVTGTNLLIGIHGAGLTNMLFMKENSNVLELRRKDDGHNNCYFSLATTLKHKYWYQLCDVDDYSIDTQKNNFHIDVFHFEKILVEIFKK; this is encoded by the coding sequence TTGCCAGTTAATTTTAAAAATGAGGATATTTCTATTTTTAAGAAAGCGATTGACTACAAGATTGCAGGAAATTCGATAGAAAAAAATGCATATTTTGTTTTGTATAACTTTAATTTATTTAAGACATACAACAAGATCGATTTTTTTACTAAGAACAAAATGCAGGTTAGTACGGGGAAGATCAAATTGTTGGAAATAGTGAGATTAAAAATTATTTTTAATGAATACATTTTTTTTAATCATTGGAGTCTGAATTATTTTCATTGGTTTACAGAAGTGTTACCGAAAATATACCACGTTTCAACTGCTGCAAAAAAAGTGATCAGTGTATACATTCCTAATTGGTTATACAAAGTTGATTTTATTTGTAAATCATTATCACTCCTGCCTAATATAAAAATTTGTATTTGTAATAAGACAGCCTTGTTCTTGAATGCAAAAATTTGTGATTTACAAGTTAGCTCCGGGAATTATAATGATATTTTTATAAAGCAATTATTTGACAGCATCACGCCGAAAATTAAGAAACTAAGCGACACAAAATATAAAGGTATTTTTATTTACAGGAAACCGGAGGAAAAAAGAAGTGTTACTAATTACGAAGCATTTTCTGCTGTTTTGAATAAGTATGATATTTTATCAGTTGATTTTTCCAGGTACAGCTGGGAAGAACAGATAAGTTATGTAACTGGCACGAATTTATTAATAGGAATACATGGAGCAGGACTTACCAATATGCTGTTTATGAAGGAAAATAGCAATGTTCTTGAATTGCGCAGAAAAGATGATGGACATAATAATTGCTATTTTAGTCTGGCAACAACTTTAAAACATAAATATTGGTACCAACTATGTGATGTTGATGATTATTCAATTGACACACAGAAAAATAATTTCCATATTGATGTATTCCATTTTGAAAAAATACTTGTGGAAATTTTTAAAAAATAA
- a CDS encoding acyltransferase, producing MPVEKKNDIINVNFGKEVTIVHPVNLYGCSIGDFTFIGPFVEIQKNAVVGANCKIQSHSFICELVTIGNNCFVGHGVMFVNDLCTDGRPANGDTSKWKATKIGNNVTLGSNATILPVTICDNVLIGAGAVVTKDINLPGIYAGNPAKFIRKI from the coding sequence ATGCCTGTTGAGAAAAAAAATGATATAATAAACGTTAATTTTGGCAAGGAGGTAACTATTGTGCATCCAGTAAATCTATATGGGTGTAGTATAGGCGACTTTACTTTTATAGGTCCGTTTGTAGAGATCCAAAAAAATGCAGTAGTGGGAGCTAATTGTAAAATTCAATCTCACAGTTTTATTTGTGAACTGGTTACAATAGGTAATAATTGCTTTGTAGGTCATGGGGTAATGTTTGTTAACGACCTATGTACAGATGGCAGACCTGCAAACGGGGATACTTCGAAATGGAAAGCTACCAAGATTGGAAATAATGTTACACTTGGTTCTAACGCAACTATTTTGCCTGTAACTATTTGTGATAATGTATTAATAGGAGCCGGAGCAGTTGTTACAAAAGATATTAACTTACCTGGTATTTATGCAGGCAACCCTGCAAAGTTTATCAGAAAAATTTAG
- a CDS encoding ABC transporter ATP-binding protein, which yields MSVVIKVENVSKQYRLGQVGTGSLSHDLNRLWYSIRGKEDPYLKIGEENDRTAKGESQYVWALKDINFEVEQGKVLGIIGRNGAGKSTLLKILSRTTTPTTGSIRVKGRIASLLEVGTGFHPELSGRDNIFLNGAILGMTKDEIKSKFDEIVDFAGVERYIDTPVKRYSSGMYVRLAFAVAAHLDPEILIVDEVLAVGDAEFQKKCLGKMKDVSVNDGRTVLFVSHNMSAIRNLCDEVLLMSRGTVESIGPTEDIINAYFKKNIIDLVLKDRTDRVGSGLIKFTNIVFLNAQNVPVENIFTGDYLKVEVYYEVNGEFDLKDLIAAVVFQDDYQKPVMMFVSDEMVVERLSHTENKITLEVNALPLRGGTYSVKLFSSHKTTAPTDFCDVIEDAGSINILSSDFWGVGRNVRNELSAVTPSKFIYY from the coding sequence ATGTCAGTAGTTATTAAAGTAGAAAATGTTTCAAAGCAATATCGTTTAGGACAGGTAGGTACCGGATCATTGTCACATGACCTGAATAGACTATGGTATTCTATCAGGGGTAAAGAAGACCCATACCTAAAGATTGGCGAGGAAAATGATAGAACAGCAAAAGGCGAGAGCCAATATGTGTGGGCACTGAAAGATATCAATTTTGAAGTTGAGCAAGGAAAAGTATTGGGCATCATCGGAAGAAATGGGGCTGGGAAAAGTACGCTTCTAAAAATTTTGAGCAGAACAACCACACCAACAACCGGAAGTATAAGAGTTAAAGGAAGAATCGCAAGCTTGCTTGAGGTAGGAACTGGTTTTCACCCCGAACTAAGCGGAAGAGATAATATCTTTTTGAATGGAGCAATACTTGGAATGACAAAGGATGAGATCAAAAGTAAATTTGATGAGATCGTAGATTTTGCAGGTGTTGAAAGGTATATTGATACACCTGTTAAAAGATACAGTAGTGGAATGTATGTTCGCCTGGCATTTGCCGTAGCAGCTCATTTAGACCCCGAAATTTTAATTGTAGATGAAGTATTGGCGGTAGGTGATGCTGAATTTCAAAAAAAATGTTTGGGCAAAATGAAGGATGTGAGTGTTAATGATGGCAGAACTGTTTTATTTGTAAGTCATAATATGTCTGCAATCAGAAATCTTTGTGATGAGGTTTTATTAATGAGCAGAGGTACAGTCGAAAGTATTGGGCCAACGGAAGATATTATTAATGCCTATTTCAAAAAAAATATCATTGACCTGGTTTTAAAGGACAGAACGGATAGAGTAGGTTCTGGATTGATTAAATTTACCAATATTGTTTTTCTGAATGCCCAAAATGTACCGGTGGAAAATATTTTTACCGGCGACTATTTGAAAGTAGAAGTTTATTATGAAGTGAACGGTGAATTTGATCTGAAGGATTTAATAGCTGCAGTGGTTTTTCAAGATGATTATCAAAAACCAGTGATGATGTTTGTTTCAGATGAGATGGTGGTAGAAAGATTGTCTCATACTGAAAATAAGATCACATTAGAAGTAAACGCTCTGCCACTTAGAGGAGGGACTTATTCAGTTAAATTATTTTCTTCTCATAAAACTACAGCCCCTACAGATTTTTGTGATGTTATTGAAGATGCCGGTTCAATAAATATTTTATCCTCAGATTTTTGGGGTGTTGGAAGAAATGTAAGAAATGAGCTTTCTGCAGTAACACCATCAAAGTTTATATACTATTAA
- a CDS encoding glycosyltransferase, whose translation MVIFHLVEVYLRITETFIYNYICKSSENSKHKVYIISFSSENRPLFPLPDNVEVIFLDKDVRRKRTLLDKITRKIDTTPKWYDDFKTLLLKHKPGVVHCHFGTMGVLMNDFVTTTSVKQKYVVSFYGADAGRLPELIPGYKEDLIKMWATCNAVFCEGPFLKTTLVKLGADTEKVFVNPIIIDTTKYPRRPFSKWSGVVKFLVIGRFIEKKGIHLFLTAIGKIKNNGFKDFEITLIGDGDLKSKYLDIIEEYHLNENVIFKGLLPLEQCKEFLLSHDALVHPSMEAQNKDTEGGAPTIILESQIVGLPVITSDHADIPNVLGYTQFMCKENDIESLVVAIENFINSSSEELQALEIAGRDFVIKNHSFSNSKYIELLGNVINE comes from the coding sequence ATGGTTATCTTTCACTTAGTAGAGGTTTACTTAAGAATTACAGAGACTTTTATTTACAATTACATTTGTAAATCTTCCGAAAATTCGAAACATAAAGTTTATATCATTTCTTTTTCTTCAGAAAACAGGCCTCTATTTCCCCTGCCAGATAATGTAGAAGTGATTTTTTTAGATAAGGATGTACGAAGAAAAAGAACACTTCTTGATAAAATTACTAGAAAGATAGATACTACTCCCAAATGGTATGATGATTTCAAAACCTTGCTGCTTAAACATAAACCCGGTGTAGTACATTGTCATTTTGGTACCATGGGAGTGTTGATGAATGATTTTGTAACAACAACATCTGTCAAACAAAAATATGTTGTTTCTTTTTATGGAGCAGATGCAGGAAGATTGCCAGAATTAATTCCGGGTTATAAAGAAGATCTGATCAAAATGTGGGCTACCTGTAATGCTGTTTTTTGTGAAGGCCCTTTTCTGAAAACTACTTTGGTTAAACTTGGAGCAGATACTGAAAAAGTATTTGTCAATCCAATCATTATTGATACTACAAAATACCCACGACGACCATTTTCGAAATGGAGCGGAGTTGTAAAATTTCTGGTGATCGGACGCTTCATTGAAAAAAAAGGTATTCATCTGTTTTTAACCGCAATAGGGAAAATCAAAAACAATGGCTTTAAAGATTTTGAAATTACCCTGATCGGCGATGGTGATTTAAAGAGTAAGTATCTTGATATAATTGAAGAGTATCATCTCAATGAGAATGTAATTTTCAAAGGCCTGCTTCCGCTAGAGCAGTGTAAGGAGTTTCTTCTATCTCATGATGCTCTGGTCCATCCGTCTATGGAAGCCCAAAATAAAGATACGGAAGGAGGAGCCCCTACGATCATTTTAGAAAGTCAGATAGTTGGCTTGCCTGTTATTACTTCTGATCATGCAGATATTCCTAATGTACTGGGGTACACCCAATTCATGTGCAAGGAAAATGATATTGAAAGTTTGGTTGTAGCAATTGAAAATTTCATAAACAGTTCTTCAGAAGAATTGCAGGCGCTTGAAATCGCTGGTAGAGATTTTGTAATAAAAAATCATAGTTTCAGTAATTCAAAATATATAGAATTATTAGGTAATGTCATTAACGAATAG